A genome region from Erigeron canadensis isolate Cc75 chromosome 3, C_canadensis_v1, whole genome shotgun sequence includes the following:
- the LOC122594540 gene encoding protein trichome birefringence-like 34, which translates to MEKKKSNRVVMGIWDVKLMFESSLIIFFIIGALATTAVYYVNSDEQQPIIISDIIRSSANYVYDDDSLEGCDLFSGKWVHENESNYYPLYKEVECPYIPGEFACGQHGRMDFEYQQWRWQPHGCKLPRFDAKEVLERLRGKRVIFVGDSVNRNQWLSMVCMLQSVIPLGLKKMHKVANASLFTFKAFEYDVSIDFYWAPLLVESNADHPSKHKRSERIVHIQSIEKHAKNWVDADILVFNSYLWWGTPTLKMLYGAFQSSKKYNIVSNHDGYGMVLEKWSNWLRTQINHTRTRSYFMSMTATHQRGVDWGKQDNGNCLNETQPVMKDNFWESGSDLTMMRTLELTLSKLKARGVDVQLVNITQLTQYRKDGHPSIHRLFYSTLKAKQLSNPSRYADCTHWCLPGVPDTWNELLLFHIIQGLK; encoded by the exons atggaaaagaagaagagtaaTAGAGTAGTAATGGGAATATGGGATGTAAAGCTTATGTTTGAAAGTAGTCTTATTATTTTCTTCATAATAGGAGCATTGGCAACCACAGCTGTTTATTATGTAAATAGTGATGAACAACAACCAATAATTATTAGTGACATAATTAGAAGTAGTGCTAATTatgtttatgatgatgattcttTGGAAGGGTGTGATTTGTTTTCAGGAAAATGGGTTCATGAGAATGAGTCTAATTATTACCCTTTATACAAAGAAGTTGAATGTCCATATATTCCTGGTGAGTTTGCTTGTGGACAACATGGTAGAATGGATTTTGAGTATCAACAATGGAGATGGCAACCTCATGGTTGCAAACTTCCAAG GTTTGATGCTAAAGAAGTTCTCGAGAGATTAAGGGGCAAAAGGGTCATTTTTGTTGGGGATTCTGTAAATAGGAACCAATGGCTATCAATGGTTTGTATGCTACAATCAGTCATCCCTCTTGGACTAAAAAAGATGCACAAAGTTGCTAATGCCTCCTTGTTCACCTTTAAGGCATTT GAATACGATGTTTCAATTGACTTCTACTGGGCTCCGTTGCTCGTTGAATCTAATGCTGACCATCCATCAAAACATAAAAGAAGCGAGCGCATAGTTCATATCCAATCCATCGAGAAACATGCTAAAAATTGGGTTGATGCAGATATACTAGTCTTTAACTCGTATCTTTGGTGGGGTACGCCTACCCTAAAGATGTT GTATGGCGCGTTTCAAAGCTCCAAGAAATACAACATAGTAAGCAACCATGATGGTTATGGAATGGTTCTAGAAAAATGGTCTAATTGGTTGAGAACTCAAATCAATCATACAAGAACTCGATCATATTTCATGAGTATGACCGCAACTCACCAGAG AGGTGTAGACTGGGGCAAGCAAGATAATGGAAACTGCTTGAATGAAACACAACCAGTAATGAAAGATAATTTTTGGGAAAGTGGGTCAGATTTGACAATGATGAGAACATTGGAGTTGACATTAAGTAAACTTAAAGCAAGAGGGGTGGATGTGCAATTAGTGAATATTACACAACTAACGCAATATAGAAAAGATGGACATCCTTCTATTCATAGATTGTTTTATTCTACACTAAAAGCAAAACAACTATCTAACCCCTCAAGATATGCAGATTGTACACATTGGTGCCTTCCAGGTGTCCCAGATACTTGGAATGAGCTACTTCTTTTTCATATTATTCAAGGACTTAAATAA
- the LOC122593078 gene encoding protein trichome birefringence-like 34 yields the protein MRKKKLLVWDMNNMIESIFMMLLIIGALATMVFYYVGMINEEKIIMIKRPTQVVYNTSIYDSLDGCDLFSGKWVPSGDNYDSYPLYKELECPYIFGDFACRKYGRMDFNYQKWRWQPHSCNLPRFDAKEVLERLRGKRIIFIGDSVNKNQWLSLVCMLQGVIPVGLKKMKKIRHVSLITFKAFEYDVSIDFYWAPLLVESNGDHLAKHRGTDRMVRIKSILKHAKYWVSADILVFNSYLWWKMPTIKILNGSFEDSKQYDIVNSHQAYRMVLKTWSNWLHYHINHTKTQSYFMSMTATHHSGVDWGLKGDQNCFNETEPIMRTGFWESGSDMKMLRSLESSLNKLKARGVTVKMMNITQLTQYRKDAHPSIHRLHYSPLTKEQLSNPSSYADCTHWCLPGVPDVWNELLLTYILRKHK from the exons ATGAGGAAAAAGAAACTATTAGTATGGGATATGAATAATATGATTGAGAGTATTTTCATGATGTTGTTGATCATTGGAGCATTAGCTACTATGGTTTTCTATTATGTGGGCATGATCAATGAAGAGAAGATAATAATGATAAAGAGACCAACTCAAGTAGTTTATAATACATCTATTTATGATTCATTAGATGGGTGTGATTTGTTCTCTGGCAAATGGGTTCCTTCAGGGGATAATTATGATTCATATCCCCTTTATAAAGAGTTGGAATGCCCATATATTTTTGGTGATTTTGCTTGTAGAAAATATGGTAGAATGGATTTCAACTATCAAAAGTGGAGATGGCAACCCCATAGTTGTAACCTTCCAAG GTTTGATGCAAAAGAAGTTCTTGAAAGACTGAGGGGTAAACGGATAATCTTCATTGGGGATTCAGTCAACAAAAATCAGTGGTTGTCATTGGTTTGTATGCTTCAAGGTGTCATTCCCGTTGGactaaagaaaatgaaaaaaattcgTCATGTCTCTTTGATCACCTTCAAGGCATTT GAATATGATGTTTCCATTGACTTCTATTGGGCTCCATTGCTGGTGGAATCTAATGGTGACCATCTGGCAAAACATAGAGGAACTGATCGCATGGTTCGAATCAAATCCATACTTAAACATGCCAAATATTGGGTCAGTGCAGACATATTGGTCTTTAACTCATATCTATGGTGGAAGATGCCTACAATAAAAATCTT aaatggtTCATTCGAAGATTCCAAGCAATACGACATAGTCAATAGTCATCAAGCTTACAGAATGGTTCTTAAAACATGGTCTAACTGGTTACATTATCATATAAATCATACAAAGACTCAATCATATTTTATGAGTATGACTGCAACTCATCATAG TGGTGTGGATTGGGGCTTGAAAGGTGATCAAAACTGTTTCAATGAGACAGAGCCAATAATGAGGACTGGGTTTTGGGAAAGTGGATCTGATATGAAGATGCTAAGAAGTTTAGAGTCTTCATTGAATAAATTGAAAGCAAGAGGGGTAACTGTGAAAATGATGAATATAACACAATTAACACAATATCGAAAAGATGCACATCCTTCTATTCATAGATTGCATTATTCTCCATTGACAAAGGAACAATTATCCAACCCCTCAAGTTATGCGGACTGTACACATTGGTGCCTTCCTGGTGTCCCCGATGTTTGGAATGAGCTACTCTTGACTTACATTCTTCGAAAACATAAATAA